From a single Collimonas pratensis genomic region:
- the phoU gene encoding phosphate signaling complex protein PhoU: MTGEHSSKQYDTDLETIRSKVLLMGGLVERQFQEAINVFRNGNLDAAERVIKDDDQVNRLEVELDDACSHLIVRRQPTANDLRTVMATIKVITDLERIGDEAAKIARTAIHLHKRGIGTIDHTETVRVIASGAADLLHDALDALARLDEKQATRLIAQDAVIDRDFRSIMRNLITFMMEDPRTISVSMDTLWVAKAVERIGDHAKNIAEYVIYIVEGKDIRHTDYATSQLDDEV, from the coding sequence ATGACTGGCGAACACTCTTCAAAGCAGTACGATACGGACCTGGAAACCATACGCTCCAAAGTGTTGCTCATGGGCGGCCTGGTTGAGCGGCAGTTCCAGGAAGCCATCAACGTTTTCCGCAACGGCAACCTGGATGCGGCCGAGCGCGTGATCAAGGATGACGACCAGGTCAATCGCCTGGAAGTCGAGCTGGATGACGCCTGCAGTCACCTGATCGTGCGCCGCCAGCCGACCGCCAACGATCTGCGCACCGTGATGGCAACCATCAAGGTGATCACCGACCTCGAGCGCATCGGCGACGAAGCGGCCAAGATCGCCCGTACGGCGATCCATCTGCACAAGCGCGGCATTGGCACCATCGACCATACCGAAACGGTGCGCGTGATTGCCAGCGGCGCCGCCGACCTGCTGCACGATGCGCTGGATGCATTGGCGCGGCTGGACGAGAAGCAGGCGACGCGCCTGATCGCCCAGGACGCCGTGATCGACCGCGATTTCCGTTCGATCATGCGCAACCTGATTACTTTCATGATGGAAGATCCGCGCACCATTTCGGTTTCCATGGACACCCTGTGGGTGGCAAAGGCGGTTGAACGCATAGGCGACCATGCCAAGAACATTGCCGAATACGTGATCTATATCGTCGAGGGCAAGGATATCCGTCACACCGACTATGCAACCAGCCAGCTCGACGACGAAGTTTAA
- the pstA gene encoding phosphate ABC transporter permease PstA: MNSPQSNIDVLAAPLVNQVYRKRLLMHRFGMVLSFLAMALGIAVLAWILATLVIKGFGALNLGILTLNTPAPGSGAGGLLNPIVGSLMLVGLATVISTPIGILAGIYLAEYGEESKLAQVTRFVTDIMLSAPSIVIGLFVYAIYVAKVGHFSGWAGSFALSLIAVPVVVRTTDNMLKLVPGNLREAAFALGAPRWKVALLVRLRAVKAGVVTGVLLAVARIAGETAPLLFTALNNQFFSTSMNKPIANLPVVISQFAMSPFDNWVPLAWGGALLITFSVLALNIVSRSLFSQKIPG; this comes from the coding sequence ATGAATTCTCCGCAATCCAATATCGATGTCCTGGCTGCTCCGCTGGTCAACCAGGTTTACCGCAAGCGCCTGCTGATGCATCGTTTCGGCATGGTGCTGTCGTTCCTGGCCATGGCGCTGGGGATCGCCGTGCTGGCATGGATCCTGGCGACCCTGGTGATCAAGGGCTTCGGCGCCCTCAACCTGGGAATCCTGACACTAAACACGCCAGCGCCAGGTTCCGGTGCCGGCGGCTTGCTCAATCCGATCGTCGGCAGCCTGATGCTGGTCGGCCTGGCGACAGTGATCAGCACGCCGATCGGCATCCTGGCCGGCATCTACCTGGCTGAGTACGGCGAGGAAAGCAAGCTGGCGCAGGTGACGCGTTTCGTGACTGACATCATGCTGTCGGCGCCGTCGATTGTCATCGGCCTGTTCGTGTATGCGATCTACGTCGCCAAGGTCGGCCACTTCTCGGGCTGGGCCGGTTCCTTCGCGCTGTCGCTGATTGCGGTGCCGGTGGTGGTGCGGACTACCGACAACATGCTGAAGCTGGTGCCGGGCAACCTGCGCGAAGCCGCCTTCGCACTCGGTGCGCCGCGCTGGAAAGTCGCCTTGCTGGTGCGCCTGCGCGCAGTCAAGGCGGGTGTCGTCACCGGCGTGCTGCTGGCGGTAGCGCGCATCGCGGGCGAAACGGCGCCGCTGCTGTTCACCGCCTTGAACAATCAGTTCTTCAGCACCAGCATGAACAAGCCGATCGCCAATCTGCCGGTCGTCATCAGCCAGTTTGCGATGAGCCCGTTTGATAACTGGGTGCCGCTGGCTTGGGGCGGGGCGCTGCTGATTACCTTCAGCGTGCTGGCCTTGAACATCGTATCGCGGTCATTATTCAGCCAGAAAATTCCAGGCTGA
- the pstB gene encoding phosphate ABC transporter ATP-binding protein PstB has protein sequence MKPNQLDMTSIKAPMKPPTIEISQLNFFYGNFQGLKNINLQVNEKKVTAFIGPSGCGKSTLLRTLNRMYDLYPGQRAEGKIIYAGRNILEPGQDLNMLRAKVGMVFQKPTPFPMSIYDNIAFGIRLYENLPKGEMDERVEWALSKAALWGEVKDKLNKSGLSLSGGQQQRLCIARSVAVRPDVLLLDEPTSALDPISTAKVEELISELKQDYTIAIVTHNMQQAARCSDYTAYMYLGELVEFGETDQIFMNPARKETQDYITGRFG, from the coding sequence ATGAAACCGAATCAACTCGATATGACTTCGATAAAGGCGCCAATGAAGCCGCCGACCATAGAAATCTCGCAGCTGAATTTCTTTTACGGTAATTTCCAGGGCTTGAAGAATATCAATCTGCAAGTGAACGAAAAGAAGGTCACTGCGTTCATCGGCCCGTCTGGTTGCGGCAAATCGACCTTGCTGCGTACGCTCAACCGTATGTACGACCTGTATCCCGGCCAGCGCGCCGAAGGCAAGATCATCTACGCCGGCCGCAATATCCTGGAGCCGGGGCAAGATTTGAACATGCTGCGCGCCAAGGTCGGCATGGTGTTCCAGAAGCCGACGCCGTTCCCGATGTCGATCTACGACAATATCGCTTTCGGTATCCGTCTCTACGAAAACCTGCCCAAGGGCGAAATGGACGAGCGCGTCGAATGGGCGTTGTCGAAAGCAGCCCTCTGGGGCGAAGTCAAGGACAAGCTGAACAAGAGCGGCCTGAGCCTGTCCGGCGGCCAGCAGCAACGCCTGTGCATCGCCCGCAGTGTCGCGGTGCGTCCGGATGTGCTGCTGCTGGATGAGCCGACTTCGGCGCTGGATCCGATCTCGACCGCCAAGGTGGAAGAGCTGATTAGCGAACTGAAGCAGGACTACACCATTGCCATCGTCACCCACAACATGCAACAGGCCGCGCGCTGTTCGGATTACACCGCCTACATGTACCTGGGCGAGCTGGTGGAATTCGGCGAGACCGATCAGATCTTCATGAACCCGGCGCGCAAGGAAACCCAGGACTACATCACTGGCCGTTTCGGTTGA